From Halichoerus grypus chromosome 6, mHalGry1.hap1.1, whole genome shotgun sequence, one genomic window encodes:
- the TMDD1 gene encoding transmembrane and death domain protein 1, protein MAARARALALALWGWALSPAGALDAMGPHAAVRLAELLTPEECGHFQSLLKAPEPDVEAELARLSEDRLARAKPSGSTSAPPGRLWRRAAAEPAEESDGCREKLAAWLAAEASTLSWDRVARALRRSGRPDVARELGKNLHQQATLQLRKFGQRYVRPPAPGPGPAAGPAPGPAARPRRASLPEPDWDALQLIVERLPQAPYERSPVGWVGPLALGLFTGFVGALGAGALLVVLTLWVTGGDGPGPGPPRRRPAQARGVGEARPLLSAELEPRAWAAARGPGPPSPQCHRL, encoded by the exons ATGGCGGCCCGGGCTCGGGCCCTGGCGCTGGCGCTCTGGGGCTGGGCGCTGTCCCCGGCGGGGGCCCTGGACGCCATGGGCCCCCACGCGGCCGTCCGTCTGGCCGAGCTGCTGACCCCGGAGGAGTGCGGCCATTTCCAGTCGCTCCTGAAGGCGCCGGAGCCGGACGTCGAGGCCGAACTGGCCCGGCTCTCTGAGGACCGGCTGGCCCGCGCCAAGCCGTCGGGGTCCACGTCCGCGCCGCCGGGCCGGCTGtggcggcgggcggcggccgAGCCCGCGGAGGAGTCGGACGGCTGCCGGGAGAAGCTGGCGGCCTGGCTGGCGGCGGAGGCCTCGACCCTGTCTTGGGACCGCGTGGCCCGGGCCCTGCGGCGAAGCGGCCGCCCCGACGTGGCCCGGGAGCTGGGCAAGAACCTCCACCAGCAGGCGACGCTGCAGCTGCGCAAGTTCGGCCAGCGCTACGTGCGgccgcccgcccccggccccggccccgccgccggccccgcccccggccccg CCGCGCGCCCCCGCCGCGCCTCGCTCCCGGAGCCGGACTGGGACGCGCTGCAGCTGATCGTGGAGCGTCTGCCCCAGGCGCCCTACGAGCGCAGCCCGGTCGGCTGGGTCGGGCCGCTGGCGCTCGGCCTCTTCACCGGCTTCGTGGGGGCGCTGGGCGCCGGGGCGCTGCTCGTCGTGCTCACGCTGTGGGTCACGGGCGGCgacggccccggccccggccctcCCCGGCGCAGGCCGGCCCAGGCGCGCGGCGTGGGGGAGGCGAGGCCGCTCCTGTCTGCGGAGCTCGAACCGAGGGCCTGGGCGGCTGCGCGCGGGCCGGGGCCCCCCTCGCCTCAGTGCCACCGGCTGTGA
- the FIGNL2 gene encoding fidgetin-like protein 2, with protein sequence MHWTPEHAQSLNQWPEQHLDVSSTTPSPAHKLELPPGGRQRCHYAWAHDDISALTASNLLKRYAEKYSGVLDSPYERPALGGYGDAAFLNGAKGDPEPWPGPEPPYPLASLHEGLPGTKSGSGGGSGGLGGSPVLGGNLPEPLYAGNACGGPSAAPEYGAGYGGGYLAPGYCAQTGTALPPPPPAALLQPPPPPGYGPSGPLYNYPAGGYAAQPGYGALPPPPAPPPAPYLTSGLAAPTPLPAPAPPRPAPTSYSFQAAEAGVSLKRKAADEGAEGRYRKYVYEPAKAPAADGASYPATDNGECRGNGFRPKPPGATEEASGKYGGGVPLKVLGSPVYGPQLEPFEKFPERAPAPAPRGGFAVPSGEPPKGVDPGALELVTSKMLDCGPPVQWADVAGQGALKAALEEELVWPLLRPPAYPGSPRPPRTVLLFGPRGAGKALLGRCLATQLGATLLRLRGATLAAPGAAEGAHLLQAAFAAARCRPPSVLLISELDALLPARDDGVAAAGALQAPLLACLDSGCGAGADGVLVVGTTSRPAALDEATRRRFALRFYVALPDGPARGQILQRALAQQGCALNERELAALVQGTQGFSGGELVQLCQQAAAGAGLPGLQRPLSYKDLEAALAKVGPRASPKDLDSYVEWDKMYGSGH encoded by the coding sequence ATGCACTGGACACCGGAACACGCCCAGTCCCTCAACCAGTGGCCAGAGCAGCACCTGGACGTCTCCTCCACTACCCCGTCGCCGGCCCACAAGTTGGAGCTGCCCCCTGGGGGTCGCCAGCGCTGCCACTATGCTTGGGCACACGACGAcatctctgccctcacagcctccAACCTCCTCAAGCGCTACGCAGAGAAGTACTCAGGGGTCCTGGACTCTCCCTACGAGCGCCCCGCGCTGGGCGGCTATGGCGACGCCGCCTTCCTCAACGGCGCCAAGGGGGACCCCGAGCCCTGGCCAGGGCCGGAGCCACCCTACCCCTTGGCCTCACTCCACGAGGGCCTCCCGGGAACCAAGTCGGGCAGTGGGGGCGGCTCCGGGGGCCTCGGGGGCTCCCCGGTTTTAGGCGGGAACCTGCCTGAACCCCTCTACGCCGGCAATGCGTGCGGAGGCCCGTCGGCGGCGCCCGAGTACGGGGCGGGCTACGGCGGGGGGTACCTGGCCCCTGGCTACTGCGCGCAGACCGGCACCGCgctgcccccgccgcccccggccgCCCTCCTGCAGCCCCCGCCTCCGCCGGGCTACGGCCCCTCGGGGCCGCTGTACAACTACCCCGCGGGGGGCTACGCCGCGCAGCCCGGCTACGGGGCTCTcccgccgcccccggccccgcccccggccccctaCCTGACCTCGGGCCTGGCGGCGCCCACGCCCCTGCCGGCGCCCGCTCCGCCCCGGCCGGCGCCCACCTCCTACAGCTTCCAGGCGGCCGAGGCCGGGGTGTCGCTGAAGCGCAAGGCCGCCGACGAAGGCGCGGAGGGCCGCTACCGCAAGTACGTCTACGAGCCCGCCAAGGCCCCGGCGGCCGACGGCGCCTCCTACCCCGCAACGGACAACGGCGAGTGTCGGGGCAACGGGTTCCGGCCGAAGCCGCCGGGAGCCACGGAGGAGGCGTCGGGCAAGTACGGTGGCGGCGTGCCCCTCAAGGTCTTGGGCTCCCCGGTCTACGGCCCGCAACTCGAGCCCTTTGAAAAGTTCCCGGAGCGCGCCCCGGCGCCGGCTCCCCGCGGGGGCTTCGCGGTGCCGTCGGGAGAGCCCCCCAAAGGCGTGGACCCGGGGGCCCTGGAGCTGGTGACGAGCAAGATGCTAGACTGCGGGCCCCCGGTGCAGTGGGCAGACGTGGCAGGTCAGGGCGCGCTCAAGGCGGCGCTGGAGGAGGAGCTGGTGTGGCCCCTGCTCAGGCCGCCCGCCTACCCCGGCAGCCCGCGCCCGCCCCGGACCGTGCTGCTCTTCGGACCGCGGGGCGCTGGCAAAGCGCTGCTGGGCCGCTGCCTGGCCACGCAGCTGGGCGCCACGCTGCTGCGCCTGCGCGGAGCGACGCTGGCCGCGCCGGGCGCCGCCGAGGGCGCGCACCTCCTCCAGGCCGCCTTCGCGGCTGCGCGCTGCCGCCCGCCCTCCGTGCTCCTCATCAGCGAGCTGGACGCGCTGCTCCCGGCTCGAGACGACGGCGTCGCTGCGGCGGGCGCGCTGCAGGCGCCGCTCCTGGCTTGCCTGGATAGCGGCTGCGGCGCGGGGGCCGACGGCGTGCTGGTCGTGGGCACCACCTCGCGGCCCGCGGCTCTGGACGAGGCTACCCGCCGGCGCTTCGCTCTCCGCTTCTACGTGGCGTTGCCCGACGGCCCTGCCCGCGGGCAGATCCTGCAGCGGGCGCTGGCCCAGCAGGGCTGCGCGCTGAACGAGCGGGAGCTCGCGGCCCTGGTGCAGGGCACCCAGGGCTTCTCCGGGGGCGAGCTGGTGCAGCTGTGCCAGCAGGCAGCGGCCGGGGCGGGCCTCCCGGGGCTGCAGCGGCCTCTCTCCTACAAGGACTTGGAGGCAGCGCTCGCCAAGGTGGGCCCTAGGGCCTCCCCCAAGGACCTGGACTCGTACGTGGAATGGGACAAAATGTACGGCTCCGGACACTGA